In Liquorilactobacillus hordei DSM 19519, the following proteins share a genomic window:
- a CDS encoding metallophosphoesterase family protein — protein MTHKIALLSDVHGNQTALAAVLADAKKNNVDECWFLGDLIMPGSGCEKLFEMLDENNTTLYIRGNWDDCLLEVLDPETNVDLNDPSDVYVGILSKYIYDNINHDYIKRIKEFKLHSQKKVANLLISISHNLPTKNYGAALMMNAKQENFNELFSSEDVDIAVYGHIHSQLLRYSEKSQLIINPGTIGQPFSTHNKFLQDRRAQYAILEIDEIGFVNLEFRHVAYDTEKELTFAKNNNLPYYELYQELLETGITHTHDLEVLSKFNQQNNYIEVLKGFLEKLK, from the coding sequence ATGACACATAAAATAGCTCTTCTTTCAGATGTTCATGGAAATCAAACGGCGTTAGCGGCTGTTTTAGCGGATGCAAAAAAGAATAATGTAGATGAATGTTGGTTTTTAGGTGACTTGATCATGCCAGGCTCAGGATGTGAAAAATTATTTGAAATGCTTGATGAAAATAATACAACGCTTTATATTCGTGGCAATTGGGACGATTGTTTGTTAGAAGTTCTTGATCCAGAAACAAATGTTGATTTAAATGATCCATCAGATGTGTATGTTGGAATTTTAAGTAAGTATATTTATGATAATATCAATCACGACTATATAAAAAGAATTAAGGAGTTCAAATTACATAGTCAGAAAAAAGTAGCTAATCTTTTAATTAGTATTTCGCATAATTTACCTACCAAAAACTATGGTGCTGCACTTATGATGAATGCTAAGCAAGAAAACTTTAACGAGTTATTTTCTTCGGAAGATGTTGATATTGCAGTCTACGGTCATATTCATTCACAATTATTACGGTATAGCGAAAAAAGCCAATTAATAATTAATCCAGGAACAATTGGACAACCCTTTTCAACACATAATAAGTTTTTACAAGATAGAAGAGCACAATATGCTATTTTAGAGATAGATGAAATAGGTTTTGTAAATTTAGAATTCAGACATGTTGCGTATGATACAGAAAAAGAATTAACATTCGCTAAGAATAATAATTTGCCATATTATGAATTATATCAAGAATTACTTGAGACAGGAATTACTCATACGCATGATTTAGAGGTACTTTCAAAGTTCAATCAACAAAATAACTATATTGAAGTTTTGAAAGGATTTTTGGAGAAATTGAAATAA
- the lepB gene encoding signal peptidase I: MKIVKEIFSWILPIAIGLLIALIVKQFWFGIVKVDGTSMYPTLQNDERVMLLKQSKIKHNTVIVFNAYGVDKNNQAITKSTKYVKRVIGIPGDTIEYRNNGQLYVNGKKMSQSYITKSQRTAGTLTLILKEATGVKLGTGNSFTVPKGKYFVLGDNRKDSNDSRYYGFVPKGKIDGVVKVPFWNSKKALVNSYSNN, encoded by the coding sequence TTGAAGATTGTCAAGGAAATATTTAGTTGGATATTACCAATTGCTATCGGTTTGTTGATTGCACTTATTGTGAAACAGTTTTGGTTTGGAATTGTGAAGGTTGATGGGACTTCGATGTATCCAACATTGCAAAATGATGAACGTGTAATGTTGCTCAAACAATCTAAAATCAAGCATAATACAGTTATTGTTTTCAATGCATATGGAGTTGATAAAAACAATCAAGCTATAACAAAATCAACTAAGTATGTTAAGCGCGTAATTGGTATACCTGGGGATACCATCGAGTATAGAAACAATGGCCAACTATATGTGAATGGTAAGAAAATGTCACAAAGTTATATTACAAAGTCACAAAGAACTGCTGGTACATTGACGCTTATTTTGAAAGAGGCAACAGGGGTTAAGCTAGGGACGGGGAATTCTTTCACAGTACCTAAAGGTAAATACTTCGTTTTGGGAGATAATCGTAAAGATTCTAATGATAGTCGTTATTATGGATTCGTTCCTAAGGGTAAAATTGATGGTGTTGTAAAAGTGCCTTTCTGGAATTCGAAAAAAGCCTTGGTGAATTCATACTCAAATAATTAA
- a CDS encoding nucleotidyltransferase family protein: protein MKVFGSKNIGVNYFVRKGAYAVIFKNQNEIGLIRTHEQQYFLPGGGIEKGETAEDALIREMLEETGYSIKNNYPFCHAQRYFMSTLPVKRPMLSDGYFFISQLDQKIQKPTEKDNYFEWINIKECEKLLFHVHQFNSVTDAIAHFVETPTCIDVFLDDGDKLQLIEPFGTEDLVKLNVRPIPLFKQDGEHLNVYKKRIKSKNWKAKWSKLSIFLE from the coding sequence ATGAAGGTTTTTGGAAGCAAAAATATTGGTGTAAATTATTTTGTTCGCAAGGGGGCCTACGCGGTAATTTTTAAAAACCAAAATGAAATAGGTTTAATTAGAACACATGAACAGCAATATTTTCTTCCTGGAGGTGGTATTGAAAAAGGTGAAACTGCTGAAGATGCTTTAATTAGAGAAATGTTAGAAGAAACTGGTTACTCTATAAAAAATAATTATCCTTTTTGTCATGCTCAAAGATACTTTATGTCTACATTGCCCGTTAAACGACCAATGTTAAGTGATGGCTATTTCTTTATCTCACAACTTGATCAAAAAATTCAAAAACCAACGGAAAAGGACAACTATTTTGAATGGATCAATATCAAAGAGTGTGAGAAACTTCTATTTCATGTTCATCAATTTAATTCTGTAACAGATGCAATAGCCCATTTTGTTGAAACTCCAACATGTATCGATGTTTTTTTAGATGATGGAGATAAATTACAACTTATTGAACCTTTTGGAACAGAGGACTTGGTAAAATTGAATGTTCGGCCGATACCTCTTTTTAAACAAGATGGTGAACATTTGAATGTTTACAAAAAACGAATAAAAAGTAAAAACTGGAAAGCAAAATGGTCAAAACTGAGCATATTCCTTGAATAA